The proteins below come from a single Chryseobacterium sp. MA9 genomic window:
- a CDS encoding glycoside hydrolase family 25 protein codes for MTPKKYTKKTAKQLHKTRRKNYFFRRKVILAILIVALIGTGFYLKQSISYYYALYFNKFTHKKLHNSEREAARIQRILTSNLDKTYGFDVSHYQNREDIKWDSLSIGNKTIPLEFVVMRATMGNRSADKHFEEFWEMAKKHNLIRGAYHFYRADEDPVIQANNFLANVKLEGGDLPPILDIEKIPKRKTNKKLIEDLKVWCKIVEETYGEKPIIYTYYHYYKDFLKGEFEDYPLWLANYNDVPSPSPDDQWDFWQFTESGIVHGINTKVDLDIYNGNSWSLKRLTLD; via the coding sequence CAGCTCCATAAAACAAGACGGAAGAACTATTTTTTCCGTAGAAAGGTAATATTGGCCATTTTAATTGTAGCCCTTATCGGAACCGGCTTTTATTTAAAGCAATCCATCAGCTATTATTATGCATTGTACTTTAATAAATTTACTCACAAGAAACTCCACAACAGCGAAAGGGAAGCCGCAAGAATCCAGAGAATTTTAACGAGCAATCTTGATAAGACCTATGGTTTTGATGTTTCCCATTATCAGAACAGAGAAGATATTAAGTGGGACAGCCTCAGCATTGGTAATAAAACCATTCCGCTGGAGTTCGTCGTTATGCGTGCTACGATGGGAAACAGAAGTGCCGACAAGCATTTTGAGGAGTTCTGGGAAATGGCTAAAAAGCACAATCTTATCCGTGGTGCCTACCATTTTTACAGAGCTGATGAAGATCCTGTTATTCAGGCTAATAATTTTTTAGCAAATGTAAAACTTGAGGGTGGAGATCTTCCTCCTATTCTAGATATTGAAAAAATCCCAAAGCGTAAAACGAACAAAAAACTGATTGAAGATCTGAAAGTCTGGTGCAAAATTGTAGAGGAGACTTATGGTGAAAAGCCTATCATTTATACCTATTATCATTATTATAAAGATTTTCTGAAAGGTGAATTTGAAGACTATCCTTTATGGCTGGCCAATTACAATGATGTTCCTTCTCCTTCCCCTGATGACCAGTGGGATTTCTGGCAGTTTACAGAAAGTGGGATTGTTCATGGTATCAATACCAAAGTGGATCTTGATATTTACAACGGTAATTCATGGTCGTTAAAAAGGCTGACATTGGATTAG
- a CDS encoding alpha/beta fold hydrolase codes for MKKHNTLFFLLAASAFNAQIISGTIISKNENQPIPYVKIGIDKENVGVISDGKGNFSIDLSTLAPQKKVIIEVPGYEMYTETVEDFKKHDLQKIFLKEKIRNIKEIAIKPKKLVDKNWGVNTKTKSVLYSVNPGLNKDNFLGETALEFNAKKRSKIKNINLNIASYTSSQPVLMRYSIYSEKNGFPDKNILDEEITVELTEDMIKDGTYTLDVNDRNIWVQGKFFVGIQFLKDFEGTVKISAALFRTGFIREFYGDWKKMTIAAPAINIDVKMDKNGNSNTEEEDGFSDDSAEAMMSDVSKYVQASEHTIYGQNATVGKYLKLQDTDLYYETYGEGEPLILLHGNSGSIKDYYQQIPVLSRQYKVIAIDTRGQGKSIDSSKKDFTYKMFADDVKALADKLNLGKVNIAGWSDGGNTGLEFALKYPERLNKLITIGANAFPDGVDDKLTDHFGNKMLVMKELKDPKKFNEQRLLKIMLTQPRIGKKDLNKIGSKVLVIAGDKDVIKPEHTELIAKEIPNAELKIYNNATHMIPFENADQLNTDILSFLGKK; via the coding sequence ATGAAAAAACATAATACTTTATTCTTTCTTTTGGCAGCTTCGGCTTTCAATGCACAGATTATTTCCGGAACCATTATTTCTAAAAATGAAAATCAACCGATTCCTTATGTGAAAATAGGTATTGATAAAGAAAATGTTGGAGTGATTTCTGATGGAAAGGGAAATTTCTCAATTGACTTATCCACATTAGCTCCGCAAAAAAAAGTAATTATTGAAGTGCCGGGTTATGAAATGTATACGGAGACTGTAGAGGATTTTAAAAAGCATGATCTGCAGAAAATATTTTTGAAAGAAAAAATTAGAAATATTAAAGAAATTGCGATTAAGCCTAAGAAGCTTGTAGATAAAAACTGGGGTGTTAATACAAAAACAAAAAGTGTTTTATATTCAGTTAATCCGGGACTAAATAAAGATAATTTTTTAGGAGAAACAGCATTGGAATTTAATGCGAAAAAGAGATCGAAGATTAAAAATATCAATCTGAATATCGCAAGTTATACTTCCAGTCAGCCTGTCCTGATGCGGTACAGTATTTACAGTGAGAAAAATGGATTCCCGGATAAGAATATTTTGGATGAGGAGATCACAGTAGAGCTTACTGAAGATATGATTAAAGACGGTACTTATACTTTGGATGTAAATGACCGTAATATTTGGGTTCAGGGAAAATTCTTTGTAGGAATTCAATTCTTGAAAGATTTTGAAGGAACGGTGAAAATAAGTGCAGCATTATTTAGAACAGGATTTATAAGAGAATTTTATGGAGATTGGAAAAAAATGACCATTGCTGCGCCTGCCATAAATATTGATGTGAAAATGGATAAAAACGGAAACAGCAATACCGAAGAGGAAGACGGATTTTCAGATGATAGTGCTGAAGCAATGATGTCTGATGTCTCAAAATATGTTCAGGCATCTGAACATACAATATATGGTCAAAATGCAACTGTCGGGAAATATCTCAAACTTCAGGATACAGACCTTTATTATGAAACCTATGGTGAAGGAGAACCATTGATTCTGCTTCACGGCAATTCTGGAAGTATAAAAGATTATTATCAGCAGATCCCCGTTTTGTCCAGACAGTACAAAGTAATTGCGATAGATACCAGAGGGCAGGGGAAAAGTATAGATTCTTCTAAAAAAGATTTTACCTATAAAATGTTTGCAGATGATGTGAAAGCTCTTGCAGATAAGCTAAATCTAGGTAAAGTAAATATCGCAGGCTGGAGTGATGGCGGAAATACAGGTCTGGAATTCGCTCTGAAATACCCCGAAAGACTTAATAAGTTGATAACCATTGGAGCAAATGCTTTTCCTGATGGAGTAGATGACAAGCTTACCGATCATTTTGGAAATAAAATGCTGGTAATGAAAGAACTGAAGGATCCTAAAAAGTTTAATGAACAAAGACTTCTGAAGATCATGCTGACACAGCCCCGTATCGGTAAAAAAGATTTAAATAAAATTGGAAGCAAAGTATTGGTGATTGCTGGAGATAAAGATGTTATTAAGCCAGAGCACACTGAGCTCATTGCTAAAGAAATTCCCAATGCAGAACTCAAAATTTATAACAATGCTACTCATATGATTCCCTTTGAAAATGCAGACCAGCTCAATACAGATATTTTGAGTTTTTTAGGAAAAAAATAA
- a CDS encoding 5'(3')-deoxyribonucleotidase: MKKVIVDMDGVMADVYHQLVQFEKRDTGREIEISDLAGKPEIESFPNGKKHVNEVGFFRTLPVMKGSREAMEYLNNKYDLYIVSAGMEFPNSLREKYDWLAEHFPFITWEQIVLCGSKKVVSGDIMIDDYPKNLDHFTGDRLIFTQPHNELIENDTYQRVNSWEDVMNIL, encoded by the coding sequence ATGAAAAAAGTTATTGTAGATATGGACGGGGTAATGGCGGATGTATATCATCAGCTGGTACAATTTGAAAAAAGAGATACAGGGAGAGAAATTGAAATCAGTGATTTGGCTGGCAAGCCTGAAATAGAGTCTTTTCCAAACGGAAAAAAACATGTAAATGAGGTAGGTTTTTTCAGAACCTTACCTGTAATGAAAGGAAGCCGTGAAGCAATGGAATATCTGAATAATAAATACGATCTGTATATTGTATCTGCAGGTATGGAATTTCCCAACAGCTTAAGAGAAAAATACGATTGGCTTGCAGAACACTTCCCATTCATCACCTGGGAGCAGATTGTTCTTTGTGGAAGCAAAAAGGTTGTTTCCGGAGACATTATGATTGATGATTATCCTAAAAATCTGGATCATTTTACCGGAGACAGACTGATATTCACACAGCCTCATAATGAGCTGATAGAAAACGATACCTATCAAAGAGTGAATTCATGGGAAGATGTTATGAATATCCTTTAA
- a CDS encoding ABC-F family ATP-binding cassette domain-containing protein, whose translation MNYVSAENLTKSYGIKVLFENISFHINEGDKIAIVAKNGSGKSTLLKILMGKEIADSGTAIINKDIQVVLFDQEIDYDPKLSIEEFMMALDSEPILALKNYHLSLHSTDNDFIEKALAGMEAHKAWDLENEMKQILSQLKITDLDAKMGTLSGGQIKRVALAKLLTETRAEHRHTLLIMDEPTNHLDVDMVEWLENYLNKAKITLLLVTHDRYFLDSVCDIIWEMEDRNLYVHNGSYATYLENKMIREENLNATIDKANNLYRKELEWMRRQPKARTTKSKSRIDAFYETEKVAKTDTRKDGLELDFEMKRLGNKILELKHIDKSFGAKVLLKDFSYQFQRGEKVGIIGKNGAGKSTLLNIIQGLEKADKGEIETGETISFGYFAQKGLTYKEDERVIDFIKEIAEFYPLANGRSLSASQFLRLFLFDDQTQYSPISKLSGGEKRRLHLMYILYQNPNFLIFDEPTNDLDLPTLTVLENFLQQFQGSLIIVSHDRYFMDRIVDHVLAFEGDGKIRNFVGNFSEYRDARSREEALEKNTTVKPEPAKEVVAVAETTPASASKKRKLTFKEQKELETIEKEMPELENQRSKILDQLNNEADYEKIAKLSSELETVSEKLENHEMRWLELQEII comes from the coding sequence ATGAATTACGTCTCTGCAGAAAATCTTACCAAATCTTACGGCATCAAAGTTTTATTTGAAAACATTTCTTTTCACATCAATGAAGGGGATAAAATTGCTATTGTTGCCAAAAACGGAAGTGGAAAATCTACCCTTCTGAAAATATTAATGGGTAAAGAAATTGCAGACAGTGGAACTGCGATCATCAACAAAGATATCCAGGTGGTATTATTTGACCAGGAAATTGATTATGATCCTAAACTCAGCATTGAGGAGTTTATGATGGCGCTGGATTCAGAACCTATTCTTGCTCTTAAAAATTATCACCTATCACTTCATTCTACTGATAATGATTTTATTGAGAAAGCATTGGCCGGTATGGAAGCTCATAAGGCATGGGATCTGGAAAATGAAATGAAACAGATTCTTTCCCAGCTTAAGATTACCGATCTGGATGCTAAAATGGGTACTCTTTCCGGAGGTCAGATCAAGCGCGTAGCACTGGCTAAACTTTTAACAGAAACAAGAGCCGAGCACAGACATACGCTTCTTATCATGGATGAACCTACCAACCACCTGGATGTGGATATGGTAGAATGGCTTGAAAATTATCTGAATAAGGCAAAAATCACATTATTACTTGTAACCCACGACCGGTATTTCCTTGACAGTGTTTGTGATATTATCTGGGAAATGGAAGATAGAAATCTCTATGTTCATAATGGTTCATATGCTACTTATCTTGAGAACAAAATGATTCGTGAGGAGAATCTTAATGCTACTATTGATAAGGCCAATAACCTTTACAGAAAAGAGCTGGAATGGATGCGCAGACAACCAAAAGCAAGAACCACAAAATCAAAAAGCAGAATTGATGCATTCTACGAAACTGAAAAGGTTGCCAAAACCGATACCAGAAAGGATGGATTGGAACTGGATTTTGAAATGAAGCGTCTGGGAAATAAAATTCTTGAACTTAAACATATTGATAAAAGTTTTGGCGCAAAAGTTCTTCTAAAAGATTTCAGCTACCAGTTTCAGCGTGGTGAAAAGGTAGGAATCATCGGAAAAAACGGAGCAGGAAAGTCTACCCTGCTTAATATTATACAGGGATTAGAAAAAGCAGATAAGGGAGAAATTGAAACCGGAGAAACTATATCTTTCGGTTATTTCGCTCAGAAAGGACTTACCTATAAAGAGGACGAGCGTGTTATTGATTTCATTAAAGAGATTGCAGAATTTTATCCTTTGGCAAATGGCAGAAGCTTATCCGCCTCACAGTTTTTAAGATTATTTTTATTTGATGATCAGACTCAGTACTCTCCTATTTCTAAGCTTTCAGGTGGGGAAAAAAGAAGGCTTCACCTGATGTATATTTTATATCAGAATCCTAATTTCCTGATTTTTGATGAGCCTACGAATGATCTGGACCTTCCTACGCTAACTGTTCTTGAAAACTTTCTTCAGCAATTCCAGGGATCTTTGATTATTGTTTCCCACGACAGATATTTCATGGACAGGATTGTAGACCATGTTCTGGCTTTTGAAGGGGACGGAAAAATCAGAAATTTTGTTGGAAATTTTTCAGAATATAGAGATGCAAGAAGCCGTGAAGAAGCATTGGAAAAAAATACAACCGTAAAACCTGAGCCTGCTAAAGAAGTGGTTGCTGTAGCAGAAACCACTCCAGCTTCTGCTTCTAAAAAAAGAAAATTAACTTTTAAGGAACAAAAAGAGCTGGAAACCATTGAAAAGGAAATGCCTGAACTGGAAAATCAGCGTTCCAAAATTCTGGATCAACTCAACAACGAAGCGGATTATGAAAAGATAGCCAAACTCTCTTCCGAACTGGAAACAGTTTCAGAAAAACTTGAGAATCATGAGATGAGATGGCTGGAGCTTCAGGAAATCATTTAA
- a CDS encoding Gfo/Idh/MocA family oxidoreductase: MQLVKAGLCAFGMSGKIFHAPFLKEHPGFFISAVVERSKEESKEKYPEATIYRSVEEMLQHADVELVIINTPVQTHYEYARMALEAGKNIIVEKPFTVNVSEAEELVQLAEEKGLFLSVYQNRRFDRDFLQVQKVLNEQKIGNIKEAEIRFDRFRTTPSGKQHKESPDQVGSGSLHDLGAHLVDQAVQYFGYPEKLFADVFSMKGKEFANDYFEILLFYKNDLRVRLKTSVFSKEGHYAYTIHGDRGTFLQERTDNQENELVAGAIPVYGKEWTQPLKEADGILNFLNDYSETERILTSSEAGNYMDYYQQIYEHIVFGYALPSPGIEVIQNMKIIDASLESAKEERIVKL; encoded by the coding sequence ATGCAATTGGTAAAAGCAGGGCTTTGTGCCTTTGGAATGAGCGGAAAAATATTTCATGCTCCCTTTTTAAAGGAGCATCCGGGATTTTTTATATCTGCTGTGGTAGAAAGAAGTAAGGAAGAATCTAAAGAAAAATATCCTGAAGCAACCATTTACCGGTCTGTAGAAGAAATGCTTCAGCATGCAGATGTAGAGCTGGTGATTATCAACACTCCGGTTCAGACCCATTACGAATATGCAAGAATGGCACTGGAAGCAGGAAAAAACATTATTGTGGAAAAACCTTTTACAGTAAATGTTTCTGAAGCAGAAGAATTGGTTCAATTGGCTGAAGAAAAAGGATTGTTTTTAAGTGTATATCAAAACCGACGATTCGACCGTGACTTTTTACAGGTTCAAAAGGTCTTAAATGAACAGAAAATAGGAAATATTAAAGAGGCTGAAATTCGGTTTGACAGATTCCGTACAACTCCTAGCGGAAAGCAGCATAAAGAAAGTCCGGACCAGGTAGGTTCAGGGTCACTTCATGATCTGGGTGCGCATCTTGTAGACCAGGCTGTACAGTATTTTGGATATCCTGAAAAACTTTTTGCAGATGTATTTTCTATGAAAGGAAAAGAATTTGCGAATGATTATTTTGAGATCCTGCTATTCTACAAAAATGATCTGAGAGTAAGACTAAAAACATCGGTTTTCAGTAAAGAAGGCCATTATGCATATACTATTCACGGTGACAGAGGAACTTTTTTACAGGAAAGAACAGACAATCAGGAAAATGAATTGGTAGCAGGTGCAATTCCTGTATATGGTAAAGAATGGACTCAGCCATTGAAAGAAGCTGATGGAATTTTGAACTTCCTGAATGATTATTCTGAAACAGAAAGAATTCTGACGTCCAGTGAAGCCGGAAATTATATGGATTATTACCAGCAGATCTATGAGCATATTGTTTTCGGATATGCTTTGCCATCTCCGGGTATAGAAGTCATTCAGAATATGAAAATCATTGATGCTTCTCTGGAAAGCGCAAAAGAAGAAAGAATAGTTAAATTATAA
- a CDS encoding TonB-dependent siderophore receptor: MKRQLLSLGLLFIAVSASSQMKNAEADTIRTQTIEDINLHKTGNPNQARPLSTKSNLTVMENPQPIAIVTHEIIEQQQAKQLSDVLQNVNGMYITSSRGNSQDSFGGRGFILGNDNIFKNGTRVNSGVFPEVSGLERVEVLKGANAMLFGNTAAGGVINMITKKPKFNFGGSIGLNGGSWNSYKPTVDIYGPLSKNVAFRINGAYEHAESFRDVVESEKYYFNPSFLFNLSDKSQLIVEADYLKNNFTPDFGIGSITEKDQSYRLNDVVSRNTFFGTDWQYQNVQQASTNVTFNHQFNEKWSLNATASYQNYTKDYFSSERVQWIYETKDATVDPNRLSWKRPFGRTYNEQNYTSAQVNINGEFNTGKINHKVLIGSDADYSQADAYAYSITAPKNLLYLDDPSTWGSIDMPNSTLSTRNRINTRRIGIYAQDFISLTKQLKVIAGLRWSYIENMPTLTTRFTLNDKIEVANSSTSDNAFSPKVGLVYAPNENLSVFATYTNSFASNAGYTSDQFGTVNTNQPVTDVQNQLTTLSRQSIKPSTVDQYEIGVKKNFWNNALAVNVTAYQIMYNNYYQTYWFASAPNGAPVNSTDTNLKEFAGNMRSRGVELDITGNPTENLSIIGGFSYNNSVYIDTPEKGYVENQRLVRTPATTANASVFYKFTNYVKGLKIGAGIYYIGDRIAGWNDSKSTNASRNNVSRMFDLKDYTTVSVSVGYEWKKFSIQGKVGNLFDVVNYNVHENYSVNPITPRNYYFTLTYRL; this comes from the coding sequence ATGAAAAGACAATTACTTTCTTTAGGTCTTCTATTTATCGCTGTTTCGGCGAGTTCACAGATGAAAAATGCTGAAGCAGATACCATCAGAACTCAGACCATTGAGGATATTAATCTTCACAAAACGGGAAATCCTAATCAGGCAAGACCATTATCGACAAAATCAAACCTGACGGTAATGGAAAATCCACAGCCTATTGCTATTGTTACTCACGAAATTATTGAGCAGCAGCAGGCAAAACAGCTTAGTGATGTTCTTCAGAATGTAAACGGAATGTACATTACTTCTTCCAGAGGAAATTCTCAGGACAGTTTTGGTGGCCGTGGTTTCATTTTAGGAAATGACAATATCTTCAAGAACGGAACAAGGGTAAATAGTGGTGTTTTCCCTGAAGTAAGTGGTCTGGAAAGAGTTGAAGTTTTAAAGGGAGCTAATGCTATGCTTTTTGGTAATACAGCAGCTGGTGGCGTTATCAATATGATTACAAAAAAACCTAAATTCAATTTTGGTGGAAGCATAGGACTAAATGGTGGAAGCTGGAATTCATATAAACCAACAGTTGATATTTATGGACCTTTATCAAAAAATGTTGCATTCAGAATAAATGGTGCCTACGAGCATGCTGAAAGTTTCAGGGATGTTGTAGAGTCAGAGAAATATTATTTCAACCCTTCATTTTTATTTAATTTAAGTGATAAATCTCAATTAATTGTTGAGGCAGATTATCTTAAAAATAATTTTACCCCGGATTTCGGAATTGGATCTATTACTGAAAAAGACCAAAGCTACAGATTGAATGATGTTGTTTCCAGAAACACTTTCTTCGGAACTGACTGGCAATATCAAAATGTACAGCAAGCTTCTACGAATGTAACCTTCAATCATCAATTTAACGAAAAATGGTCTTTGAACGCTACTGCTTCTTACCAAAACTATACTAAAGATTATTTTTCTTCTGAAAGAGTACAGTGGATATATGAAACTAAAGATGCAACTGTAGACCCTAATAGATTATCCTGGAAAAGACCTTTTGGTAGAACTTACAACGAACAAAATTATACGTCGGCACAAGTAAATATCAATGGTGAATTCAATACAGGAAAAATCAACCATAAAGTTTTAATTGGTTCAGATGCTGATTATAGTCAGGCAGATGCTTATGCTTATAGTATCACAGCTCCAAAAAATCTACTATATCTAGATGATCCTTCAACATGGGGAAGTATTGATATGCCGAATTCTACTCTTAGCACAAGAAATAGAATCAATACAAGAAGAATTGGGATCTATGCACAAGATTTTATCAGTTTAACAAAGCAATTAAAAGTAATTGCAGGACTAAGATGGTCTTATATAGAAAATATGCCTACGCTGACAACTCGTTTTACATTAAATGATAAAATTGAAGTAGCAAATTCTTCAACTTCTGATAATGCATTTTCGCCAAAAGTAGGTTTGGTTTATGCTCCAAATGAAAACCTTTCTGTGTTTGCAACTTATACTAATTCGTTTGCTTCAAATGCAGGATATACTTCAGATCAATTTGGTACAGTAAATACCAATCAGCCTGTTACTGATGTTCAAAATCAGTTAACTACTTTATCAAGACAAAGCATAAAACCTTCAACAGTTGATCAATACGAAATTGGTGTTAAAAAGAATTTCTGGAACAATGCTTTAGCTGTTAACGTAACGGCTTACCAGATTATGTACAATAATTATTATCAAACATATTGGTTCGCTTCTGCTCCAAACGGAGCACCGGTAAATTCTACAGATACCAATCTTAAAGAATTTGCAGGAAATATGAGAAGCCGTGGTGTAGAATTAGACATTACAGGAAATCCAACAGAAAACTTATCTATAATCGGAGGTTTTTCTTATAACAATTCCGTTTACATTGACACTCCTGAAAAGGGATATGTTGAAAACCAAAGACTGGTAAGAACACCAGCTACAACAGCAAATGCTTCCGTTTTCTATAAATTTACAAACTATGTAAAAGGTTTAAAAATTGGAGCTGGAATTTATTACATTGGAGACAGAATCGCTGGATGGAATGATTCAAAATCTACAAACGCAAGTAGAAACAATGTGAGTAGAATGTTTGATCTAAAAGACTATACAACTGTTTCTGTATCCGTAGGCTATGAGTGGAAAAAATTCTCTATTCAGGGGAAAGTGGGCAACCTGTTTGATGTCGTAAACTACAATGTTCATGAGAATTATTCAGTGAACCCTATCACTCCGAGAAACTACTATTTCACACTTACATATAGACTGTAG
- a CDS encoding peroxiredoxin: MSIKLGDTAPNFQAESSVGDINFYNYLGDSWGILFSHPADYTPVCTTELGYTAKLQSEFDARGTKVIALSVDGVEDHQNWVKDINETQNTNVLFPIIADKDRKVSELYDFIHPNASVTATVRSLLIIDPSKKVRLVITYPASTGRNFNEILRVLDSLQLVDNYRVATPVNWENGEDVIVPPAVSTEEARKIFPKGVTEIKPYLRYTPQPNT; this comes from the coding sequence ATGTCAATTAAACTAGGAGATACAGCACCCAACTTTCAGGCAGAGTCATCTGTAGGTGATATCAATTTTTATAACTATCTGGGAGATTCCTGGGGAATTCTGTTTTCGCATCCTGCAGATTATACACCGGTATGCACTACAGAACTGGGATATACAGCAAAATTGCAGTCTGAATTTGATGCCAGAGGAACCAAAGTAATTGCTTTGAGTGTAGATGGAGTAGAGGATCATCAAAACTGGGTGAAAGATATTAATGAAACTCAGAATACCAATGTACTCTTTCCTATTATAGCTGATAAAGACAGAAAAGTTTCGGAGCTGTATGATTTTATTCATCCGAATGCTTCTGTTACAGCTACTGTACGTTCTCTTCTGATTATTGATCCTTCTAAAAAAGTAAGACTGGTCATCACTTATCCTGCCTCTACAGGCAGAAATTTCAATGAAATTCTTAGAGTGCTTGATTCTTTACAATTGGTAGATAATTATCGCGTAGCTACTCCTGTTAACTGGGAAAATGGAGAAGATGTCATTGTTCCGCCAGCGGTTTCTACAGAAGAAGCACGGAAGATATTCCCAAAAGGAGTGACGGAAATAAAACCCTATTTACGATATACGCCACAACCCAATACATGA
- a CDS encoding mechanosensitive ion channel family protein: MEKTGLRYVDLVYKVLENWYVTFAELTPKLIVGILVFTFFLITSKYLSQAAVKLFHKFFPKSQKEGSLVTLISIFRFLIMLMGTFIALEIMGFSGFLWKFIGSLGVAGVIAGVALKDLVSSIFSGMLIGIDKAYKVGDYITIGTHSGTVQEIGFLTTKILTDDGKKAYIPNQVVFNAPFYNITASPQRRIILNFEIPADEDISKAQKGILDVIKNLDNVDKLDTIEVIFTDLKQGAFNLQVKFWIKVGANLAQVRSKAYLGIKERFDVDKVQLVTPTSISITSGETNLPENHQDK, translated from the coding sequence ATGGAGAAGACTGGACTCAGGTATGTAGATCTTGTTTATAAAGTATTGGAAAACTGGTATGTGACATTTGCTGAGCTCACGCCTAAACTTATTGTCGGAATTTTAGTGTTTACATTTTTCCTGATCACCAGTAAATATTTAAGCCAGGCAGCCGTAAAACTGTTCCACAAATTCTTCCCGAAGAGCCAAAAAGAGGGTTCATTAGTTACTTTAATCAGTATCTTCAGATTCCTGATCATGCTGATGGGGACCTTTATTGCCCTTGAAATAATGGGATTCAGCGGTTTTCTTTGGAAATTTATCGGAAGTCTGGGAGTTGCAGGGGTTATTGCCGGGGTTGCCTTGAAAGATCTTGTATCAAGTATTTTCTCCGGAATGCTGATTGGCATTGACAAAGCCTATAAAGTTGGAGATTATATTACGATTGGAACACATTCCGGAACGGTACAGGAAATCGGGTTCTTAACGACCAAAATTCTTACTGATGATGGGAAGAAGGCTTATATACCTAACCAGGTTGTTTTCAATGCTCCATTCTACAATATTACCGCTTCCCCACAGCGCAGGATTATTTTAAATTTTGAAATTCCTGCTGATGAAGATATCAGTAAAGCACAGAAAGGAATTTTGGATGTGATTAAAAATCTTGACAATGTGGATAAATTAGACACCATAGAGGTAATCTTTACAGATCTGAAACAAGGTGCATTTAATCTCCAGGTGAAGTTCTGGATAAAAGTAGGTGCTAACCTGGCCCAGGTAAGAAGTAAAGCTTATTTAGGTATTAAAGAGCGTTTCGATGTGGATAAAGTACAACTCGTAACGCCTACGAGTATCAGTATTACGAGTGGTGAAACTAATTTGCCGGAAAATCATCAGGATAAGTAA